The Leptospiraceae bacterium genomic interval CTGTTTCTACTCCATTTCGGAATAATTCATTCCTTACAAAATCTAAATCCTCTACAGGAATAACATACTGCCAAAATGTATGTCGCTTATTATTTTGTGATTCGGTAAGATTCAAGAATGAGTTCTTTCCCAAAATACTTTTTCCTGCTTCCACTGCAATTGATATGTCTTTTAATCGATTAGTAATTAGATCATCGAGGTTATCAAGCTGTATAGAAATCATCTCACATTGAACACTTGCTATATCTTCGAAATAAAAATCTGAAGTTTATTATGAATAAAATACTTAATTCTAGCTCCAAGTATCTGTTCAAATTTGTTGCGATTGAACTTTTTAATCAACCAGAGTAATGGATATACAAAAACTGAAAAAGGAATTCTATTTAAGCTTATATTCCAAACCAATGTTGTTTGAATTATCCTAGCTATTCGACGAGGATTAGGTTCTATATACTTAGAGACTTCTGATTCTAATAATTGTACTAGCTCTTTATCCTTAGTTGCAACGAAAGCACCATTGTATCCATCTACATATTTAAGGAGAGATGCACTGTATATAGATGCGTATCCAAAAGAACCTAAAAATTTACCATTATAACTTGCAGAGATATTGTGAGAAATATCCTCTATTAAAAGAGTATTATTCTCTTGGCATATACTAGCAATTTCCTCAATATTGGGAACATATCCAAATAAATAGGTTAGAAGAAAACAAGGAGGTTTTGTTTTCAGCTTAGTTTTAAGATCATTTAAATCTACACAGAAAGTTTCTAATTCAATATCGACAAAAACAGGTTTATGTCCTAAGGTTTTGATAACTTCCAGCATAGGACCAATTGTAATAGGTGTGACAAGTATTTCACTGTTCTTTGGAAGATTCAGTGAAACTAATATTGCATGAAATGCAGTCCTCGCATATGGAAATAATACAACATTATCGTAATTAAACTTCTTACTAATTTTTTCACACAAATTTTTCTTTGTATAGAATTGGCGTCTCGCAATTCCTTTAGGATTTACTAATGAATGAAATAAATAAACTAAATCCTCTCTTACAGAATGTCTTATTGATCCTCGGCTTATTGGCATTATTTTTATATATCCTTACTTAAATTATTCTTTATCCACTGCATAGAAACCCTATATGAGTTTGCTGCTATAAGTAAAGCTACAGTGCTACCTGGTATTTCTGGAAAAGAGGAACTATCAATCAAGTAAACATTCTTCAATCCATAAACTTCCCCATTAGGATAGGATTGACCTTCTTTGGGTGATAAACTCATAGGTATAGTACCACCGTAATGCCAACCGCCAAGTTTATTTCCTCTAAAAAAATCTGCTATTTTATTTCCTAAAGGTATGGGTAACATTTTAAGACGGTTCCAGTTTTTTAAGACTGATTTAAGAATCGAACTTTGATATTGAGTATTATCCATTGATTGTTCTTGCTCCTGAATTATCATTGAATATCTTAATGAACCATCAGATGATTCATCTGTATTCATTTTTATCAAAGTAGACTTTCCAATTTTAGAGTGTACAACTGAAATTGCAAAGTAAAATGTATTCCTAAAAAGTTGTGCTAGAGCACCTTTAAAAAAAGGAAGCTTATTAGAAATTGCTTTAATTATTTGCTCGTTAATCGCAGTAATTTGAGTGTGGGACCATGTATAATTGGTGGCTTTTGAATTAGTTTCCATAAAAAATTCTGGAAGATTAGCATCTCGCCTGATTCGAATCTCCTTTTCCAGTGTGAAACCGATTCTTATAAATGCATTTATATATCCTACTGGTGATTTTAAATAGTATTCACGAGTTCCTACACCATACAAACTTCGATCTACAATACCTGTGGTATTTATGCAACCTGCCCCAAGAAATACTGAGTCATATTCGCATGACAATTCTTGTAAGTGATCCTGGTTTTCATATAAGAGTTGTAATTTATTTCCCATTTTCTCTATCTTTATAACATAAACAGCTGATTTATATACTATTCTTCTATCCAATTTCAAATCATTAAAAAAAGTTGCAGTGCTAAATATCTTTGCCGTCTCTAAGTTTTCCTCGGTTTGTTTTGCTAAAGCAATTCTTGAGTATCCTAAAAGGGTGTTGTCCTGTTCTAAACTTTGATTGTTATTTAAATTCCCATTACTTGGATATAATGGAAATTCTTTTTGCAATTCATCATCCTCATATAAAAGATTAAATTGAGAAAGTACTGCTCGATAGTCTTCTGATCTAGGTCTACTTGCTTCTGGCCAATCAGTTAAATCTTGATCTTTAGGATAAAAAGTTGCTCCACTATATACTGTACTGTAACCACCTAAAGCATGACTAGAGCAAATTCTCTTAGAATCTAGTTTAATACTCCATCGATTGTCATTAATTCCATAGCAAAAATATGAACCTTGCTGAGTTTTAGCATTTGGAACTGCTATGTCTGGTTGATCAATAAATCTTGTTTGAAGTCCTATATCAAATATATGTAACTCTAGATTTTTTTCTTTTGATAGTGCTAGTGTTGCACCAAATCCTGCGAATCCTGTTCCAATAATAGCTACTTTCATTTTATTTCTATAAGATAGGGCGAGGAATATCTTTAATTTTTTTACATGGATTTCCTGCGTAGAGACTATAAGATTCCGTATTTTTACTTACAACAGATCCTGCACCTATCATACAATTTTCTCCGATAACAACTCCAGGTAAAATTGTACAATTAGCCCCTATCCATGATCCATCAGATATTTTCACATTCTTTACTTGGTTGTATATTTTACTTAGGTAACTATTTGAAGGTGTTGCTGTATGTGTAAAAATTACTGTATTGTGTGAGATTGTAACTAGATCTCCTATCTCAATCATTTCAGCATAATTTGTATCACATATTACATTAAATCCAATATAACAGCCTTTACCAACCTTTACCCCACATAGACGCAAGAGATAAGCCCTCATATTTGAAAAAGGTATTAAAGACATCCCTACCATCATTAAATACCTTCTAAGAGCGGCTATTATTAATATCATTTTTTTTTAATTCATTCATTTTCTATTCTACCTATTTGTGCCTGTTAAACCATCACCTGAAATATTTTTTTCCCAGAGACTTCCTCTTCCTTCCAAGCACTTGTAAATTCTTTATCTTTATTAAAATTAAATACAACCAAATAACCAGTCTCATGGTTTCTGCTATCCAAATATCCTGCCAATTGTTATAAGCCTTCGCTATGATAGCTCTCTTCATACCACAGTTTGAGTTCAATGATATACTCTTTTTTATTAAATGTGACAATCATATCACTACGGCGTTCATAACTATGTTGTGGCTCCAGATAGTATAATCCAGAGCCGTTGATGATGGGTTTGATAAATGAGATGAGTAAAAGCCTACCATGTCTTTCATAAAATTCTAAATCTTTTTCTGAATAAGTGTTCTTGATAAATTCCTGAAATTTAAGTAAAGTTTTATGAATATCTAGATTTCCAGAAGTATCTAAATAATTGCTCTCAAAGTGGTTCTGATTTTTTAAATAATTAGCAACTTCCAACTTGGAAGATATATAATTGTATAAGAAGATTTCAAAAATCTTATTCGCTATTGCTATCTTTCTAGTAATTTGCATTTCACTTCTCCCATTACTATCTCCTATTCTACCCCAAAAATTAAAAGCTTAAAACAAAATCGGATTGCGTTTCTTTCATAATAAGGTGTTATGAAAGAAACTGGGTAAAATTTTTTATGCTCAAAATCTTAACTAATCTTACTGAGTAGTTCCATACTTCCACAGGGTCTACCTGTAAAAAGTAGGAAATGTGTAAGAATGGAGATAGAGGAGATATTGGGATAACGATGTTTATATTCTTTTTCCCGACTAAGTGCAGGTAGACCCTCGGCTTTAGTTTATTTTCTTGATACGATTATCTATCTTGTATTTTTCTATGATTTTTTTTCCGTTCTTCTTTCTTGGCTACCTATCGGTTGAGGGAGTTTATTTGCATGAATTAAAAACCCAAAGCCTAGCTACCGCATTAAAAAAACTTCCTGAGTATTCTAATAAAGAGATAATAGTTTTATCCTTTGCAATTCAAGGAACAAAACAACCTCAGCAATTATTGTCTTTGAATTATTTTTTATCCATTGGACAAAAATTTGACATGGTAATCAATATTGATGGATTCAATGAAGTGGCTTTAACATTCATGAACAATCGAGAAAAAGTTGAATTATCTATGCCATTGGCAGATTTAACTTTGCCGCTGATAAATATGGCTAATCATACTTTGTCTACAGAAGAGATGAAAGCCATGATTCAAATCAATCAAATAAAAAATGATTTAAAAGCAAGCATTGCTAGATCAAGTAATTGCTGGTTTTCTTTGTGCTATTTAGTTACCTCTACTCAGACAAAATTTTTAATTAATTCCTATCAGAAACAAGCACTTGGATTTATTTCAGCAAGAGCTATTTCGTCGAGCAAGTCTGAAAATACCGATCAGCCTTCATTGATTTATTATAATAGACTAAAAGAAAAATTACCTGATTTTCTCGTGATTGAAAAAAGTGTGGCAATTTGGAAAGACTCTTCTTTATTTATGCACCAAATTACCACAAACAACGGTATAAAGTATTTTCATTTTCTTCAGCCAAATCAATATTATCCCACCAATCATGTTTTTAGTGAGAACGAAAAAAAAATTGCATTTTATGCTGATTCACCCTATACAGAAGGTGTTATAAAAGGCTATCCAGTATTAATCTCTAAAATCTCAGATTTAAGAAGTCTACATATAAACGCATTTAATATGGTGAATATTTTTGACTCTGTAAAAGATGATGTCTATATGGATAGCTGTTGTCATTACAATGAACAAGGACAACAAATAGTAATTGATTTTATTGCAAATTCAATCTTATCCACTCATCACTAGATAAAGATTCAATAAAATGACAAACCAAATGCATTTTGGATTGGAGATTCAATAGCAAAATCATTAAATCTGATTTTAATTTGGAACTGCGTAATTTCATTGCCACAGGATGTGATTTATTGAACACATCTTATATACTCATTCCCATCTCTAACATCAAAGAAAGTATTGGTATAAATATTCATCCTTATCCCTTTAATTCAATCATCGGTTTCTTCCTATTTCTTGGCAAAAAGACATTCAGTTTATATGCTCAAATACGATCGGTTTTCGGATTCTTAATCCTGTAAATCCTGTCTAAAAAAAAGAAACAATTTGACAAAATAAAAACCATAAAATTCTATAGATACTATAGGTATTTCTTCTCTAGTAAAAGCAATGAAAAATACAAGTAGATTTTTGTTGTTATAAATAGGCGAATGAGTCTATGCATTAGAGAGAAAACCAAAGTATATGGGAGAATATTTTTATGAAAAAAACACTAAGTATTATTTTGGTTCTGTTTGTATTGGGACAGTGTGTTATTTTGGATCCATTGGGTTTAACAAATGATCGTATCAAAGGCTCTGAGGCAGCAAGTCAAATTAGAAGCGCAGCCATAACCCAAGATCTTCTATTAGGGATTGTCCTTATTGGAAGACCAATTATTTCTGTATGGTCTATTGTAGCAGATAAGCTAGCAGGAATCGATTCTGGAGCTTATTATCTAAAAAGTGATGTAAATAAATGCGTAAGTGATATTAAGGGCTTTAAAGGTTTTGTTCTTGGCTCTACTCTCACTGTTCTTACTTCGTGTAAACTAGACAAACCAGACGGAATACTTCTTGGTGATCCATTACCAAAACTATAAAATCTGATTTTGTTATATCGCAAAAGATTATACCTTTGCGATATAACAGTCTTAATCGCTAAACTCGAAGCTATAGGAGTTACACTCAATTAGCCTTGAAAGTAATAAATCATTTTACAAATTCCTTTAAATCAATTGCAGCTACTTTGATACATCGTTCAATGATTGCATCTAGTTCTTTCATGTTATTCGGTCCACTTTCTCCATCATGCATACGAGAAGTTGTGCCAACTCTACCATAACCATTTACGAAGAAAATATTTTCAAAACTAAGATCTAATGATTGATTTGAATAGCCCACTGTAAAGATAAAGTGACAACTCCCAGCAGTCGGCATTACATTTATAGGATTATACCCCATTCCTAACACGAACATCAATCTTTCATTTTCTTCTTTCTTTGTGGATAATCCCCGTTCACCGTATCTAAAAGTTACCCAGTCTGTTATGTTTTTTTTCCAAGTCTTAGCATCTTTTTTATATTCAATTTTATCTGCAAAGATGCGTTGTTCTGTTGGTAATAGTGTTGCACAGGATAAATTCAATAGTAACATTAGAAAGATAAAACTTCTAAAAATGAAGTTTATTGAAGTCGTATTTATACAGTTGCTTAATTTTGTTTTCTGATTCATAATAATTTCCTTTTAGCAATTGAAATAATTTAATCTCAATTGCTTCTTCAACTTTAGGAAATGCGAACAGAAAAGTAAACTATACTTTGTATGACCGAGAAAGCGGAAAACGGTGATTTTACTCACCGATTAAGCAAGAGGTTAGCGAATACAACGCACATGTCTGGCAACATCTTTTGTGAAGGATTCTATTTTGCCATTGTCCACAAAGAAATAATAGGCTGAGTCGCTAGAATATTCATCTGATGTCCAATAGTAAGTTCCTTCCGTTTTCCAGGGCTCTAGTAGTTTTACTTTAAACGCTTTTTTTAATTCTCTTCTCTTTGGTAATCTCATTTGAATGCTAGCACATTTTGCTTTTGCATCACTCCAATTCAAATATCCCTGATAGGGACTCCATTCTTTTGTCTTCCCTGTAATTTCTTCTAAGGGACTTGTGACTTTAAATTGACCTTCTGCCCATTGACCACTTAGCTTATTTCCTTTTGCAAAAGTATAAATTCCTTTTCCATGTCTTTTTCCATCTTTCCACTCTCCAACATAATTTTCACCATCTGAATAAGTATACGTTCCAATTCCGCTTGGCTTCCCGTCTTTGAATTCGCCTAAATATTTATCGCCATTTAAATGAAAATAAGTTCCTTCTCCATTTCTTAATCCATTATCGTATTCACCGATGTATTTATCGCCATCAGAATAGGTGTAAGTTCCCTCTCCATTCAGATTGCCATCTTCAAATTCCCCGACATACTTATCTCCATTTACAAAAGTATAAGTTCCATCTCCTTCTTTTTTTCCGTCCATGTATTGACCGGTGTATTTATCGCCATTCGCATAAGTCCAAGTTCCTTGTCCATTTTGACAATTCCCTTCGTTGCAGCAATCTTTGCAGTTTTTAAATTCAGCAGAATCTTTGGACTCTGCGATTAGCCCTAAGCCTATTAAGACTAGGCAAATGATTAGGATTGGTATAAGTTTAGTTTTCATTCCTTTAAACTATTTTGAATGAATTTCTTGTAAATCCTTTTTACGAGTTTAGTTTAGTTGCACAGGCATGGATTCGGTTCACTCAGACTGAAGCCGTTATTGCAAAAGAATAAACTGGCAGAATGAAAACAAACAGTAGTTCAAACAGTAGTTCTAATTTTTAACTCCACAATCTAATTTTTAACTCTACAATCTAATTTTTAACTCCACAAACTAATTTTTAACTCTACAAACTAATTTTTAACTCTACAAACTAATTTTTAACTCTACAAACATAATTTTTAACTCTGCAAACTAATTTTTAACTCTGCAAACTAATTTTTAACTCTGCAAACATAAATTTTGAAATAAAATTGAAATTTTAGCTCAAAAGTTCAATAATTCAGACAAATAACTCTGTGGGAAAAGGGCTTTTATGTTGGCGCTCGATTCATTGGAATTGATATTACGAAAGATTTAGAAGACTTAAAATCTAAGATTCGAAAAATAAAAATTGGTGAGACCGGTTATAGCTATGTGATGAGTTATAACGAAACGAATAAGGCTGAAAGGAGTCTGCTACACAAGAACAAAAAATAGCCATTGCTGAAATATTAGAAGCTGTTTCAAGGATGAATGAAATGGAATTCTTTAAGATATAAAATGAGTTTTATTTTTCTGCTATGACTAGCATTTCGTAATCATCTTTTCTAAGCTTATCTTCACGCGAAAATGCTCCAAGCTTTGCGGCGAGAATCACAATGGTTTTAAATCCAAGAGATTTTAGTAACCATGTAATTTCGGATGGAATATAATATCTTTCATTGCACTGTAACTCTTTTTTATTTCCATCATCATCTTCAATGATTGTAATATTATCATCTCGAAATGTCATAAGATCAAACGTATTGTTGTGATAGGTTGCATTTCCTTCTTGCTTGCTACCTTCCAAGAAAGATTCAATGGAATGAAAGATTGGAAATAATCCATTGAGTGTGGTAAATATCAATTTGCCTTTTGGCATAAGTGCGTTAGCCGCATTCCTTAGAATTTCAAAATTCATCTCATCCGTTTCCATTAAAGGAAAAGATCCTTCACACAGCATAATCACAAGATTGAATTGATTTTGAAAGGTTAATTTTCTAGCATCTTGTTTTTGAAATTCGATTTGTAGATTGTTTGCTAACGCTTTTTCTTTTGCTCTCTCTAATTGAGACTCGGATAAATCAACGCCTAATACATTGTAACCCCTTTTAGCTAATTCGATCGAATGCCTTCCTGTTCCACAACCAATATCTAGAATT includes:
- a CDS encoding DegT/DnrJ/EryC1/StrS aminotransferase family protein, which translates into the protein MPISRGSIRHSVREDLVYLFHSLVNPKGIARRQFYTKKNLCEKISKKFNYDNVVLFPYARTAFHAILVSLNLPKNSEILVTPITIGPMLEVIKTLGHKPVFVDIELETFCVDLNDLKTKLKTKPPCFLLTYLFGYVPNIEEIASICQENNTLLIEDISHNISASYNGKFLGSFGYASIYSASLLKYVDGYNGAFVATKDKELVQLLESEVSKYIEPNPRRIARIIQTTLVWNISLNRIPFSVFVYPLLWLIKKFNRNKFEQILGARIKYFIHNKLQIFISKI
- a CDS encoding acyltransferase encodes the protein MILIIAALRRYLMMVGMSLIPFSNMRAYLLRLCGVKVGKGCYIGFNVICDTNYAEMIEIGDLVTISHNTVIFTHTATPSNSYLSKIYNQVKNVKISDGSWIGANCTILPGVVIGENCMIGAGSVVSKNTESYSLYAGNPCKKIKDIPRPIL
- a CDS encoding TIGR04452 family lipoprotein — translated: MKKTLSIILVLFVLGQCVILDPLGLTNDRIKGSEAASQIRSAAITQDLLLGIVLIGRPIISVWSIVADKLAGIDSGAYYLKSDVNKCVSDIKGFKGFVLGSTLTVLTSCKLDKPDGILLGDPLPKL
- a CDS encoding Cache 3/Cache 2 fusion domain-containing protein gives rise to the protein MTLWEKGFYVGARFIGIDITKDLEDLKSKIRKIKIGETGYSYVMSYNETNKAERSLLHKNKK
- a CDS encoding class I SAM-dependent methyltransferase, which gives rise to MKQWYEALFENYGKKYDKEGFAQGTVGECDFLEKEANFDKSIKILDIGCGTGRHSIELAKRGYNVLGVDLSESQLERAKEKALANNLQIEFQKQDARKLTFQNQFNLVIMLCEGSFPLMETDEMNFEILRNAANALMPKGKLIFTTLNGLFPIFHSIESFLEGSKQEGNATYHNNTFDLMTFRDDNITIIEDDDGNKKELQCNERYYIPSEITWLLKSLGFKTIVILAAKLGAFSREDKLRKDDYEMLVIAEK